The following proteins come from a genomic window of Anopheles ziemanni chromosome 3, idAnoZiCoDA_A2_x.2, whole genome shotgun sequence:
- the LOC131289014 gene encoding pseudouridylate synthase TRUB2, mitochondrial, giving the protein MALKLVTDAPTVWNYLNGLVNLYKPSGVTVQQVRNAIIHNLCRDLNQLEVRPSLQRVVIEDRPQSKLIVRKVEDLSDNVLVSGPRYQPDDVKCRFCANHGRFTSGVTVLGINNGTNLAYRMQQNRPLRVYRVTGFLGKATETHFAESRVTARATINHIGSEKIGKLLASIQASHQRKMFELSGIDIQSQAAYELACGGTIRPTDNRQPMIYGIRLAEYRKPFFTIEVHAINETEAYLGELIHEIGINLKSCAHCTGIRCIRHGHFLLEDSLLKKDWNLQNVISAMAHSNKLIRQHPDMMHQTNPALQGFDEGD; this is encoded by the exons ATGGCATTAAAACTAGTCACGGACGCCCCCACAGTGTGGAATTATCTCAACGGATTGGTTAACCTGTACAAACCCTCCGGAGTTACGGTGCAGCAAGTTCGCAATGCTATCATTCACAACCTTTGCCGAG ACCTCAATCAGCTGGAAGTACGTCCATCGCTTCAACGGGTAGTAATCGAGGATAGGCCACAGTCAAAGCTTATCGTACGAAAAGTGGAGGATTTATCTGACAATGTGCTCGTCAGTGGGCCACGTTATCAACCGGATGATGTAAAATGTCGCTTTTGTGCAAACCATGGACGGTTTACGAGTGGTGTTACGG TTCTCGGCATCAACAATGGGACCAATCTCGCCTACCGCATGCAGCAAAACCGGCCCTTGAGGGTGTACAGAGTAACGGGATTCCTGGGAAAAGCCACCGAAACCCATTTCGCGGAATCCAGAGTGACCGCCCGTGCCACAATTAATCACATCGGATCGGAAAAGATCGGCAAACTGTTGGCATCGATACAGGCCTCACACCAGCGAAAAATGTTCGAACTAAGTGGAATCGATATACAATCGCAGGCGGCATACGAACTGGCCTGTGGGGGTACCATACGCCCTACGGACAATCGGCAACCGATGATCTACGGCATACGGCTAGCGGAATATCGCAAACCATTCTTCACGATTG AAGTACATGCGATAAACGAAACGGAAGCATATCTAGGGGAGCTAATTCATGAAATAGGCATCAACCTGAAGTCGTGTGCTCACTGTACCGGAATCAGATGCATACGACACGGGCATTTCTTGCTAGAAGATTCACTGCTGAAAAAGGACTGGAACCTTCAGAACGTCATCAGTGCAATGGCACATTCGAACAAACTTATCCGTCAACACCCGGACATGATGCACCAAACCAATCCCGCCCTACAAGGTTTCGACGAAGGAGACTGA
- the LOC131287594 gene encoding sex-regulated protein janus-A-like: MVEAKLEAVPVVDIDEGIFKYVLIKVYGNEQADGTEPNKLIVRGFNRAQWHSDIYDEVSSSLMGLGLETECLGGGRIENRPDLKQIKVYGYSQGYGKADHLETRRLLLTKYKDYSISCSDEGY, translated from the coding sequence ATGGTTGAAGCCAAACTGGAGGCCGTACCGGTAGTAGACATTGATGAAGGTATCTTCAAGTACGTTTTGATTAAAGTCTACGGCAATGAGCAGGCAGATGGGACCGAGCCAAATAAGTTGATCGTGCGTGGTTTTAACCGCGCTCAGTGGCATTCGGATATTTACGACGAAGTGAGTTCGTCCCTGATGGGACTAGGTCTAGAAACGGAATGCCTTGGGGGCGGTCGGATCGAGAACCGGCCGGATCTGAAGCAGATCAAAGTGTACGGCTACTCGCAAGGCTATGGCAAGGCGGATCATCTCGAAACGCGTCGCTTGTTGCTCACCAAATACAAGGATTATTCAATAAGCTGTTCTGACGAAGGATATTAA
- the LOC131289012 gene encoding anaphase-promoting complex subunit 4: MANQYTANRNMMKQTSNKNIGTKVDVLKWSEDMDLLAIGTEKGEVLLQRLKWQKVWQLPPPEEGLKVREIAWRPWEKLIAIGYNNGTILLINIETKEEVYRFSVDADISCMSWTENTEELPSDDISYRSVTAHAKYLPELPLLSSISSSAKPINYNRNNFCSKHILNILIVGTTMGRIHLMAFGMLPCGNVDVLAMLGIPSRSTACIRDAKMSLDFKQLIVALEFEDALNLVVLENAVLFKYSASVLCLALKHAQMLNTMAYMDDTIECIIEAWETVLLEMDNKLTSFSKEQPEGSISADFLELLMFATSSPALEQFLLRDLTEKGLRKLGTSIELCYVTMQKLVVKPLYTAIYDVFYHLTTLDGMLRNRYHYGVLLSTPATELLRNCGSLQIKAYELQKMIDMSKRDFKIFFRWLHVVIVRLMDESPQENQPTITQQEVNYLGDFLNNFDSSASQPAPEHERSAIESRRKFNLERVGQYLVDKPLVMPPAAGQEEGESQWKHLLSQNQCLRECPAIFTHHENFSLVQQHKLLKQSFKKMFDQPSAVISADFRHKNSLTIRTDSVSGSNRDSTSVARSITFINHPQDEVTLVAVVQSEDSLLFAECYPDAGLKIVRIRFEEKPYFDQRFDAIGRLTFRQAQFYSVDTLSLLLRAYDEANTTTGCYFLLLNLRPIREFLNRIEPREFMQTLTEEAIGCHGINAYTLIDESSLKLLDSNDGHMIAVSGKRNVMAVVSESLKNVRVYDMDGADEEDDMLDTSSQINSSLENSQESIPA, from the exons ATGGCAAATCAATACACGGCTAATCGTAACATGATGAAGCAAACGAGCAATAAAAACATTGGCACCAAAGTAGATGTTTTAAAATGGAGCGAGGATATGGATCTACTGGCGATTGGAAcggaaaaag GAGAAGTTCTTCTACAACGCTTAAAGTGGCAAAAGGTATGGCAGCTACCACCGCCTGAAGAAGGTCTTAAAGTACGAGAAATTGCCTGGAGGCCCTGGGAAAAACTGATCGCTATCG GTTACAACAATGGAACGATTTTGCTGATCAACATTGAAACCAAGGAGGAGGTATACAGGTTTTCGGTGGATGCGGACATTAGTTGTATGAGTTGGACAGAAAATACGGAGGAACTTCCCTCGGATGACATTAGCTACCGCTCGGTG accGCACATGCCAAGTACCTTCCCGAATTGCCGTTGCTCAGCTCGATATCTTCGTCTGCCAAACCGATCAACTACAATCGGAACAATTTCTGCTCCAAGCATATCCTGAACATACTAATCGTTGGAACCACAATGGGGCGCATTCATTTGATGGCGTTCGGTATGTTACCGTGTGGAAATGTGGATGTACTCGCCATGCTAGGTATACCGTCCAGATCAACGGCATGCATCCGGGATGCCAAGATGAGCCTCGATTTTAAGCAGCTGATTGTGGCACTGGAGTTTGAAGATGCGCTGAACCTGGTTGTACTGGAAAACGCAGTGCTGTTCAAGTATTCCGCGTCGGTGCTGTGTCTGGCGCTCAAGCACGCCCAAATGCTCAACACGATGGCTTATATGGATGATACCATCGAGTGCATTATCGAAGCCTGGGAGACGGTCCTCCTGGAGATGGACAATAAGCTTACGAGCTTCTCGAAGGAACAACCAGAAGGGTCGATTTCTGCCGACTTCCTCGAGCTTCTAATGTTCGCAACCTCATCGCCCGCGCTGGAACAGTTCCTGTTGCGAGATCTCACCGAGAAAGGGCTCCGTAAGCTCGGTACCAGCATCGAACTGTGCTACGTTACCATGCAGAAACTCGTCGTAAAACCACTCTACACCGCGATCTACGACGTGTTCTACCATCTGACCACGCTGGATGGGATGCTTCGTAATCGATACCACTACGGAGTGTTGCTATCCACCCCGGCCACCGAGCTGCTACGCAACTGCGGCTCGCTGCAAATTAAAGCGTACGAGCTACAAAAAATGATCGACATGTCCAAGCGTGACTTTAAAATATTCTTCCGCTGGCTGCACGTTGTGATCGTGCGTCTTATGGATGAATCACCTCAAGAAAACCAGCCCACTATCACGCAGCAGGAGGTAAACTATTTGGGCGACTTTCTGAACAATTTCGATTCATCCGCCTCCCAGCCGGCACCGGAGCATGAACGGTCGGCGATCGAGTCGAGAAGAAAGTTCAATCTGGAACGTGTCGGTCAGTACCTTGTGGACAAACCGCTTGTAATGCCACCCGCAGCCGGCCAGGAGGAAGGAGAAAGCCAATGGAAGCATCTGCTCAGCCAAAACCAATGCTTACGCGAGTGTCCCGCCATCTTTACGCACCACGAAAACTTCTCGCTCGTCCAGCAGCATAAGCTGCTGAAGCAAAGCTTCAAGAAAATGTTCGACCAACCAAGTGCTGTTATTTCGGCAGATTTTAGACACAAAAACTCGCTCACCATCCGCACGGATTCCGTAAGTGGAAGCAACCGCGACAGtacatccgtggcacgatcGATCACCTTCATCAACCATCCTCAAGACGAGGTGACGCTCGTTGCGGTCGTGCAATCGGAGGACAGCTTGCTGTTTGCCGAATGTTATCCCGATGCAGGCCTGAAGATCGTCCGCATTCGCTTCGAAGAGAAGCCCTATTTCGACCAGCGATTTGACGCAATCGGGCGGCTCACCTTTCGCCAGGCTCAGTTCTACAGCGTGGATACGCTTTCGTTGCTGCTACGGGCGTACGATGAAGCCAACACCACAACCGGTTGCTACTTTCTACTGCTCAATTTACGTCCAATTCGGGAGTTTTTGAACCGCATCGAGCCGCGTGAATTCATGCAGACACTAACGGAGGAAGCGATCGGTTGCCATGGCATCAATGCTTACACGTTGATCGATGAAAGCTCGCTCAAGCTGCTGGATAGCAACGACGGGCATATGATCGCCGTATCCGGCAAACGGAACGTGATGGCGGTAGTGTCTGAGTCGCTCAAAAACGTCCGTGTTTATGATATGGACGGGGCGGATGAGGAAGACGACATGCTCGACACATCGTCGCAAATAAATAGCAGTCTTGAGAACAGCCAGGAATCAATTCCAGCGTAG